One Vicinamibacterales bacterium genomic region harbors:
- a CDS encoding SDR family NAD(P)-dependent oxidoreductase, with amino-acid sequence MTGTPEPAAEAVAIIGMAGRFPRARNVDEFWRNLRDGVLCTTTLRDDELIAAGVDPALARHPRYVKVKGLIDDVEMFDAGLFGYTPSEAQAMDPQQRLFLECGWAALENAGYLGGSFDGSIGVFAGSSLNTYLLSNLASHPQMLQFAGADKDYLATRLSYKLNLRGPSVSVQTACSTSLVAVCQAAQALLTYQCDIALAGGVSVVVPVRTGYFSAEGSILAPDGRCRAFDADARGTVPGQGIGIVVLKRLSEALADGDDIAAVIRGFAVNNDGSAKMGYTAPGVEGQAQVIALAQALAGIDADTIGYVETHGTGTELGDPIEIAALTQAFRAGTTRRGYCAIGSLKPSVGHLDAAAGVASLIKAALAVRDGVLPPSLNYRAPNPAIDFDSTPFFVNTSLAPWPAGPSPRRAGVSSFGIGGTNAHVVLEEAPRAAASSAGRQWQTLLLSARSAAALETLSLRLADHLAANPGVDLADVAFTLHGGRRRLPHRRAVVCRTIDEAVAGLSGDAGARVHGAVAPDGAASVAITISGAGRPDAASMQQLYEREHAVRDAVDACRRTWTSELGQPGESDAFTLFAAQYAAGMLWLSLGVPPLAIVGEGVGHLAAQCLAGRMTLADALRGVAAGAETPSSCETQRADLAARGSAFLEIEPGTLSPEGVAQGIATLWLNGIEIDSRAYYAGERRRRVPLPEYPFERQRFWLDPRPAAAAAPQTRRSVAGVDEWFYQPVWRRSILPDAPSRAGSGVTLVFADAHLGPAIAAALNGPAGGRAVIVRPDAGFRRMEDGSFGIDPASARDYVRLASELAADGLLPSRIVHLWSLETPVENHSPASARRTRDLTFYSLLYLAQALARERGFDASRVTAFTSGAQGIGVERPAGLAQAAIAGICRVLPQEYPGLRSRTIDLSPADLPGLAADPALLLREIDSDAADVAVAYRAGVRWTQSFEPLRLAAGRHASLRDRGVYLITGGLGNIGLTIAEHFARTAGARLVLTARHPLPPREEWPARAAGDASDPIVRRIRAVEALEAAGAEVLVSDADVADAAAMRRLLAEIDARFGALNGVVHAAGALGGDGFRPIRDLDVATCERHFLPKVDGVLTLESVLAGRALDFCVLMSSLSAQLGGVGYAAYAAANACLDAFAAGDRGPGRWISVSWDGWHMGPATAGRPGVTPSDGIDALMRVLAADGLDHVVVSAGDLQERIAQWVTLNDVHAQASAPADVPRHPRPALRNEYVAPATDLERRIAAVWRDMLGIEPIGSTDNFFELGGDSLRGLQVTARLNKELSTELSPVSLYEAPTVAALASFIQDEGGRKQAAQPGRERGERRRAAVAPRPVEPAEGRKESSRMSLIPSPDRSARGFAIVGMAGRFPGAADIDTFWQNLKAGVESRTILTDEDLLATGYSPAALQNKKLVRSAFILDDIEHFDSGFFGINPREADLLDPQHRLFLECAWQAMEHAGYDPETFPGSVGVFGGATLGSYLNATILRNPELVKSVGMRAAIFGSVPDYMVTRVAYKLNLRGPAVFIQSACSTSLVAVHMGCQSLANHECDMVLAGGVSAPVPQRSGYVYEEGSMMSPDGICRTFDANARGTVFGSGVGLVVVKRLEDAIADGDTIHAVIKGAAANNDGSLKVGFTAPGVVGQARVVAEALGAAGVAPDTVSYIEAHGTGTELGDPIEIAALTRAYGGDSRRHAVAIGSVKPNIGHLDAAAGVSSLIKTIMALKHKQLPQTINFERPNPKIDFDNSPFYVNTTLQPWTAGEGAPRRAGVSSFGFGGTNAHVILEEAPAAETSAPSRSHQLLVLSARTPTALESATARLADELQRQPLSIADAAYTLAVGRRPFAQRRAVVCGERGEAVELMQTGDPRRVSTAAVSAKDRPVVFMFPGQGAQHVDMARGIYEQEPLFRELVDECADLLLPELGVDIREVIFGGNGEADADRLKHTSLTQPALFVIEYALSRLWISWGIKPAAMIGHSIGELVAACLSGVFTLESALKLVAVRGRLMEAMPPGTMAAVPLPADRVSASLGPDLWLAAVNAPSLCVVSGQPQAVDRFIEARSREGIDCRRLHTSHAFHSGLMEAAVAAFTDAVRAAEPATPAVPFISNITGTWITDAQATDPAYWGKHILQPVRFSEGIAELLNDQTRVMLEVGPGTTLSGLVRQQSRGGAPLVVASLRHPNDPTPDVVTLLTALGRLWCEGSTVDWAEFYGRERRRRVPLPTYPFERQRHWVDPEPFSRRKSIERIGSMMSQDLTDWFHVVSWKRSVAPTPAIDAPTTAGPCLLFADDSPVQARLAARLSAGRRVVTVRPGSRVERIAPDTYTVSPDRAGYAALLKELRDGGAPPSVVVHAWNLTGRAEPDPDDARAAEQQQRGFYSLLYLAQAYGELGVTTPVRLAVLTDGIHEVTGGEAIVPEKATVIGPCRVVPMEFTNVSCTHIDLDASESAGLSDGALDVLLADALRTTRDFSVAYRRGRRYMQGYEGARLEAVPEGPAPRLRERGVYLITGGFGGIGLVLAEHLAATLQARLVLTARKALPPRDQWGSYVAQAPAGDALRKRIEAVQQLERLGAEVLVGEADAADEAKMRAVVEAAKARFGRIDGVVHSAGIAGGGVIQLKKPEVAADVIAPKLYGARILSRIFAREPLDFMVYCSSLTAVVGGVGQVDYCGANACLDAFARQFAAETGTFSVAINWNAWQEVGMAVDTNVPADLRESLKGAMLAGGISNKDGIDAFRRILARSSERQVAIMPNDLGLLFQAATLPAETRPRVAAAASADAPAAAPQKSSGGSRHPRPALQTPYLAPRTPAEEKICAVWEDLLGIERVGVNDNFFELGGHSLLAITVMGRINAVLQSDMPVARLYDGLTVAFLAGVAGGGGAAHSAPAVEEGDPEDDERRRDRARRQREQQARRRGAMRETSRT; translated from the coding sequence ATGACCGGCACCCCCGAACCGGCCGCCGAGGCCGTCGCCATCATCGGCATGGCGGGGCGCTTTCCGCGCGCCCGCAACGTCGACGAGTTCTGGCGCAACCTCCGCGACGGCGTCCTCTGCACGACCACGCTCCGCGACGACGAGCTGATCGCCGCCGGCGTCGATCCGGCGCTCGCCAGGCATCCGCGCTACGTCAAGGTCAAGGGGCTGATCGACGACGTCGAGATGTTCGACGCCGGGCTGTTCGGCTACACGCCGAGCGAGGCGCAGGCGATGGATCCGCAGCAGCGGCTGTTCCTCGAGTGCGGCTGGGCGGCGCTGGAGAACGCCGGCTATCTCGGCGGATCGTTCGACGGATCGATCGGCGTATTCGCCGGATCGAGCCTGAACACCTACCTGCTCTCGAACCTGGCGTCGCATCCGCAGATGCTGCAGTTCGCCGGCGCCGACAAGGACTATCTCGCCACGCGGCTCTCGTACAAGCTGAACCTGCGCGGTCCGAGCGTCAGCGTGCAGACCGCGTGTTCGACGTCGCTCGTCGCGGTGTGCCAGGCGGCGCAGGCGCTGCTGACCTATCAGTGCGACATCGCGCTGGCGGGCGGCGTCTCCGTCGTCGTGCCGGTGCGCACCGGCTACTTCTCGGCCGAAGGGTCGATCCTTGCGCCGGACGGCCGCTGCCGGGCGTTCGACGCCGACGCGCGCGGGACCGTCCCCGGCCAGGGCATCGGCATCGTCGTGCTGAAGCGGCTCTCCGAGGCCCTCGCCGACGGCGACGACATCGCCGCGGTGATTCGCGGCTTCGCGGTGAACAACGACGGCTCGGCCAAGATGGGCTACACCGCGCCGGGCGTGGAAGGTCAGGCGCAGGTCATCGCGCTGGCGCAGGCGCTCGCCGGGATCGACGCCGACACGATCGGCTACGTCGAAACCCACGGCACCGGCACGGAGCTCGGCGATCCGATCGAGATCGCTGCGCTGACGCAGGCGTTCCGCGCCGGGACGACGCGCCGGGGCTACTGCGCGATCGGCTCGCTGAAGCCGAGCGTCGGCCATCTCGACGCCGCCGCCGGCGTCGCCAGCCTGATCAAGGCGGCGCTCGCCGTGCGCGACGGCGTGCTGCCGCCGAGCCTCAATTACCGCGCTCCCAATCCCGCGATCGACTTCGACAGCACGCCGTTCTTCGTCAACACCTCGCTCGCGCCGTGGCCGGCGGGACCCTCGCCGCGCCGCGCCGGCGTGAGCTCGTTCGGGATCGGCGGCACGAACGCCCACGTGGTGCTGGAAGAAGCGCCGCGCGCGGCGGCGTCGTCAGCGGGACGCCAGTGGCAGACGCTCCTGTTGTCGGCGCGCTCCGCCGCGGCGCTGGAGACGCTGAGTCTGCGCCTCGCGGATCATCTCGCCGCCAATCCCGGCGTCGATCTCGCGGACGTCGCCTTCACGCTGCACGGCGGGCGCCGCCGTCTGCCGCACCGCCGGGCCGTGGTGTGCCGCACGATTGACGAAGCGGTCGCCGGGCTGTCGGGGGACGCCGGGGCCCGCGTCCACGGCGCCGTCGCGCCTGACGGCGCGGCCAGCGTCGCCATCACGATCAGCGGCGCCGGCCGTCCCGACGCGGCGTCGATGCAGCAGTTGTACGAGCGCGAGCACGCGGTTCGCGATGCCGTCGACGCATGCCGCCGCACCTGGACGTCCGAGCTTGGTCAGCCCGGCGAATCCGACGCGTTCACGCTGTTCGCGGCGCAGTATGCCGCCGGCATGCTGTGGTTGTCCCTGGGCGTGCCGCCGCTGGCGATCGTCGGCGAGGGCGTGGGGCATCTCGCGGCGCAGTGTCTGGCGGGTCGGATGACGCTGGCCGACGCGCTGCGCGGCGTCGCCGCCGGCGCGGAGACTCCCTCGTCGTGCGAGACGCAGCGTGCCGACCTCGCCGCCAGGGGCAGCGCGTTCCTCGAGATCGAGCCCGGCACGCTGTCGCCCGAGGGCGTGGCCCAGGGAATCGCGACGCTGTGGCTGAACGGCATCGAGATCGACAGCCGCGCGTATTACGCCGGCGAGCGCCGCCGGCGCGTTCCGCTGCCGGAGTATCCCTTCGAGCGCCAGCGGTTCTGGCTCGATCCCAGGCCGGCTGCCGCCGCGGCGCCGCAGACGCGGCGTTCGGTTGCCGGCGTCGACGAATGGTTCTATCAGCCGGTGTGGCGGCGCTCGATCCTGCCCGACGCGCCGTCGCGCGCCGGCAGCGGCGTCACCCTCGTGTTCGCCGACGCGCACCTCGGTCCCGCAATTGCGGCGGCGCTGAACGGACCGGCCGGCGGGCGCGCCGTGATCGTCCGCCCCGACGCGGGCTTCCGCCGCATGGAGGACGGGAGCTTCGGGATCGATCCGGCGTCCGCGCGTGACTACGTCCGGCTCGCCAGTGAGCTCGCCGCGGACGGCCTGCTGCCGTCGCGCATCGTCCATCTGTGGAGTCTGGAGACGCCGGTGGAGAACCACTCCCCGGCCTCGGCGCGGCGCACGCGCGACCTCACGTTCTACAGCCTGCTGTATCTCGCGCAGGCCCTGGCGCGCGAGCGCGGCTTCGATGCGTCGCGCGTGACCGCCTTCACCAGCGGGGCGCAGGGGATTGGCGTCGAGCGGCCGGCCGGACTCGCGCAGGCGGCGATTGCCGGGATCTGCCGGGTCCTACCGCAGGAATATCCCGGCCTGCGCAGCCGAACGATCGATCTTTCGCCGGCGGATCTGCCCGGACTGGCCGCGGATCCCGCGCTGCTGCTGCGCGAGATCGACAGCGATGCCGCCGACGTCGCGGTGGCCTATCGAGCCGGCGTGCGCTGGACCCAGTCGTTCGAGCCGCTGCGCCTGGCCGCGGGACGTCACGCCTCATTGCGTGACCGCGGCGTGTATCTGATCACCGGCGGCCTCGGCAACATCGGTCTGACGATCGCGGAGCATTTCGCCCGCACTGCCGGCGCGCGCCTGGTGCTGACCGCACGGCATCCGCTGCCGCCGCGCGAGGAATGGCCGGCGCGTGCTGCCGGCGACGCCAGCGATCCGATCGTCCGCCGCATTCGCGCGGTGGAGGCGCTCGAGGCGGCCGGCGCCGAAGTCCTGGTCAGCGACGCCGACGTGGCCGACGCGGCGGCGATGCGCCGGCTGCTCGCCGAGATCGACGCGCGCTTCGGCGCGCTGAACGGCGTCGTTCACGCCGCCGGCGCGCTGGGCGGCGACGGCTTCCGCCCCATCCGCGATCTCGACGTCGCAACCTGCGAGCGGCACTTCCTGCCGAAGGTCGACGGCGTGCTGACGCTCGAGTCGGTGCTCGCCGGACGCGCGCTCGACTTCTGCGTCCTCATGTCGTCGCTCTCCGCGCAGCTCGGCGGGGTCGGGTACGCGGCGTATGCCGCCGCCAACGCCTGCCTCGACGCCTTCGCCGCGGGCGACCGCGGTCCGGGCCGCTGGATCAGCGTGAGCTGGGACGGCTGGCACATGGGTCCGGCGACGGCGGGCCGTCCGGGCGTGACCCCGTCCGACGGGATCGACGCGCTGATGCGCGTGCTGGCGGCGGACGGCCTCGACCACGTCGTCGTCTCCGCCGGCGATCTGCAGGAGCGGATCGCGCAGTGGGTGACGCTGAACGACGTGCACGCGCAGGCGTCGGCGCCGGCCGACGTGCCGCGCCATCCGCGTCCGGCGCTGCGGAACGAGTACGTCGCGCCCGCGACCGATCTCGAGCGCCGCATCGCCGCGGTCTGGCGCGACATGCTCGGCATCGAGCCGATTGGCTCGACCGACAACTTCTTCGAGCTGGGCGGCGACTCGCTGCGCGGTCTGCAGGTGACGGCGCGGTTGAACAAGGAGCTGTCGACGGAGCTGTCACCGGTGAGTTTGTACGAAGCGCCGACCGTCGCGGCGCTCGCGTCGTTCATCCAGGACGAAGGCGGCCGCAAGCAGGCCGCGCAACCGGGCCGCGAGCGTGGCGAGCGGCGCCGCGCCGCCGTCGCGCCCCGTCCAGTGGAACCGGCCGAGGGCCGCAAGGAGAGTTCGAGAATGTCCCTGATTCCTTCGCCGGATCGGTCGGCGCGCGGCTTCGCGATCGTCGGCATGGCGGGGCGCTTCCCCGGCGCCGCCGACATCGACACGTTCTGGCAGAACCTCAAGGCCGGCGTCGAGTCGCGCACCATCCTCACCGACGAGGACCTGCTCGCCACCGGCTACAGTCCGGCGGCGCTGCAGAACAAGAAGCTGGTGCGCTCGGCGTTCATCCTCGACGACATCGAGCACTTCGATTCCGGCTTCTTCGGCATCAACCCGCGCGAGGCGGACCTGCTCGATCCGCAGCATCGGCTGTTTCTCGAGTGCGCGTGGCAGGCGATGGAGCACGCCGGCTACGACCCCGAGACCTTCCCCGGCTCGGTCGGCGTCTTCGGCGGCGCGACGCTGGGCAGCTATCTGAACGCGACCATCCTGCGCAATCCCGAGCTGGTGAAGAGCGTCGGGATGCGCGCGGCGATCTTCGGCAGCGTGCCCGACTACATGGTGACGCGCGTCGCCTACAAGCTCAATCTGCGCGGGCCGGCCGTGTTCATCCAGAGCGCCTGCTCGACCTCGCTGGTCGCCGTGCACATGGGCTGCCAGAGCCTGGCCAACCACGAGTGCGACATGGTGCTCGCCGGCGGCGTGTCCGCGCCGGTGCCGCAGCGCAGCGGCTACGTCTACGAAGAAGGCAGCATGATGTCGCCCGACGGCATCTGCCGCACCTTCGACGCCAACGCCCGCGGCACGGTGTTCGGCAGCGGCGTCGGCCTGGTCGTGGTCAAGCGTCTCGAGGACGCGATCGCCGACGGCGACACGATTCACGCGGTCATCAAGGGGGCCGCGGCCAACAACGACGGTTCCCTCAAGGTCGGCTTCACCGCACCCGGCGTCGTCGGCCAGGCGCGCGTCGTCGCCGAGGCGCTCGGCGCCGCGGGGGTCGCGCCGGACACGGTGTCGTACATCGAAGCGCACGGCACCGGGACCGAGCTCGGCGATCCGATCGAGATCGCCGCGCTCACCCGCGCCTACGGCGGCGACAGCCGGCGGCACGCGGTGGCGATCGGCTCCGTCAAGCCGAACATCGGCCACCTCGACGCCGCGGCGGGTGTGAGCAGCCTGATCAAGACGATCATGGCGCTCAAGCACAAGCAGCTCCCGCAGACGATCAACTTCGAGCGCCCGAACCCGAAGATCGATTTCGACAACAGCCCGTTCTACGTCAACACCACGCTGCAGCCGTGGACGGCGGGCGAGGGGGCGCCCCGCCGCGCCGGCGTGAGCAGCTTCGGCTTCGGCGGCACCAACGCCCACGTCATCCTCGAAGAAGCCCCGGCGGCCGAGACCAGCGCCCCGTCGCGCAGCCACCAGCTGCTGGTGCTCTCGGCGCGGACGCCGACGGCGCTCGAGTCCGCGACCGCCAGGCTCGCCGACGAACTGCAGCGCCAGCCGCTGTCCATCGCCGACGCCGCCTACACGCTGGCGGTCGGCCGCCGCCCCTTCGCGCAGCGCCGCGCGGTCGTCTGCGGCGAGCGCGGCGAAGCCGTCGAGCTGATGCAGACCGGCGATCCGCGCCGCGTCTCGACCGCGGCCGTCAGCGCGAAGGATCGGCCCGTCGTGTTCATGTTCCCGGGGCAGGGGGCGCAGCACGTCGACATGGCGCGCGGCATCTACGAGCAGGAACCGCTCTTCCGCGAGCTCGTCGACGAGTGCGCCGACCTCCTCCTTCCCGAGCTCGGCGTCGACATCCGCGAGGTGATCTTCGGCGGGAACGGCGAAGCGGACGCCGATCGCCTGAAGCACACGTCCCTGACGCAGCCGGCGCTGTTCGTGATCGAATACGCGCTCTCGCGGCTGTGGATCTCCTGGGGCATCAAGCCGGCGGCGATGATCGGGCACAGCATCGGCGAGCTGGTTGCCGCCTGCCTCTCCGGCGTGTTCACGCTCGAGAGCGCGCTGAAGCTGGTCGCCGTCCGCGGACGGCTGATGGAAGCGATGCCGCCGGGGACGATGGCGGCGGTGCCGCTGCCCGCGGACCGCGTCAGCGCGTCGCTCGGGCCCGATCTGTGGCTCGCGGCGGTGAACGCGCCGTCGTTGTGCGTGGTCTCGGGTCAGCCGCAGGCGGTCGATCGCTTCATCGAAGCGCGCAGCCGCGAGGGGATCGACTGCCGCCGCCTGCACACCTCGCATGCGTTCCACTCCGGGCTGATGGAAGCGGCCGTCGCCGCCTTCACCGACGCGGTGCGCGCCGCGGAGCCGGCCACGCCGGCGGTGCCGTTCATTTCCAACATCACCGGCACCTGGATCACCGACGCGCAGGCGACCGATCCGGCGTACTGGGGGAAGCACATCCTGCAGCCGGTGCGGTTCTCCGAAGGCATCGCCGAGCTGCTCAACGACCAGACGCGCGTCATGCTGGAAGTCGGTCCGGGAACGACGCTGTCGGGACTCGTGCGGCAGCAGAGCCGCGGCGGCGCGCCGTTGGTGGTGGCGTCGCTGCGCCATCCGAACGATCCGACGCCGGACGTGGTGACGCTGCTCACCGCGCTCGGGCGCCTCTGGTGCGAAGGATCGACGGTCGACTGGGCCGAGTTCTACGGACGCGAGCGCCGCCGCCGCGTGCCGCTGCCGACCTATCCCTTCGAGCGCCAGCGCCACTGGGTCGACCCGGAGCCGTTCTCGCGCCGGAAGTCGATCGAGCGGATCGGCTCGATGATGAGCCAGGACCTGACCGACTGGTTCCACGTCGTGTCGTGGAAGCGGTCCGTCGCGCCCACTCCGGCGATCGACGCGCCGACCACGGCGGGACCCTGCCTGCTGTTCGCCGATGACTCTCCCGTGCAGGCGCGCCTCGCCGCGCGGCTGTCGGCAGGACGCCGCGTCGTGACCGTGCGGCCCGGATCCCGCGTCGAGCGGATCGCGCCGGACACCTATACCGTCTCGCCCGACCGGGCCGGCTACGCGGCGCTCCTCAAGGAACTGCGCGACGGCGGCGCGCCGCCGTCGGTCGTCGTCCATGCCTGGAATCTGACCGGACGCGCCGAACCGGATCCGGACGATGCGCGCGCGGCCGAGCAGCAGCAGCGCGGGTTCTACAGTCTCCTGTATCTCGCGCAGGCGTACGGCGAGCTGGGCGTCACGACGCCGGTCCGGCTCGCGGTGCTGACCGACGGCATCCACGAAGTGACGGGCGGCGAAGCCATCGTCCCCGAGAAGGCGACGGTGATCGGGCCGTGCCGCGTGGTGCCGATGGAATTCACCAACGTCTCCTGCACCCACATCGACCTCGACGCATCCGAGTCCGCGGGTCTGAGCGACGGCGCGCTCGACGTCCTGCTCGCGGACGCGTTGCGGACGACGCGCGACTTCTCGGTGGCGTACCGCCGCGGCCGCCGCTACATGCAGGGCTACGAAGGGGCGCGGCTCGAGGCCGTTCCGGAAGGACCGGCGCCGCGGCTGCGCGAGCGCGGCGTGTATCTCATCACCGGCGGCTTCGGCGGCATCGGCCTCGTGCTGGCGGAGCATCTGGCGGCGACGCTGCAGGCGCGGCTGGTGCTCACCGCGCGCAAGGCGCTGCCGCCGCGCGACCAGTGGGGCAGCTACGTCGCGCAGGCGCCCGCCGGCGACGCGCTGCGCAAGCGCATCGAGGCGGTCCAGCAGCTGGAGCGTCTCGGCGCCGAAGTCCTCGTCGGCGAAGCGGACGCCGCGGACGAAGCGAAGATGCGTGCGGTCGTCGAGGCGGCGAAGGCGCGGTTCGGACGGATCGACGGCGTCGTGCACTCCGCGGGTATCGCCGGCGGCGGCGTGATCCAGTTGAAGAAGCCGGAAGTCGCCGCGGACGTGATCGCGCCGAAGCTGTATGGGGCGCGGATTCTCTCGCGGATCTTCGCCCGCGAGCCGCTCGACTTCATGGTGTATTGCTCGTCGCTGACCGCGGTGGTCGGCGGCGTCGGCCAGGTGGACTACTGCGGCGCCAACGCCTGTCTCGACGCCTTCGCGCGGCAGTTCGCCGCCGAAACCGGCACCTTCAGCGTCGCCATCAACTGGAACGCGTGGCAGGAAGTCGGCATGGCGGTCGACACCAACGTGCCGGCGGATCTGCGTGAGTCGCTCAAGGGAGCGATGCTCGCCGGCGGCATCAGCAACAAGGACGGCATCGACGCCTTCCGCCGGATCCTGGCGCGCAGCAGCGAGCGGCAGGTCGCGATCATGCCGAACGATCTGGGGCTGCTGTTCCAGGCGGCGACGCTGCCGGCCGAGACCAGGCCGCGCGTCGCGGCGGCGGCGTCGGCCGACGCGCCCGCCGCGGCGCCGCAGAAGTCCAGCGGCGGCTCGCGCCATCCCCGGCCGGCGCTGCAGACGCCATACCTCGCGCCGCGCACCCCGGCGGAGGAAAAGATCTGCGCCGTGTGGGAAGACCTGCTCGGCATCGAGCGGGTCGGCGTGAACGACAACTTCTTCGAGCTCGGCGGCCATTCGCTGCTCGCCATCACCGTGATGGGACGGATCAACGCCGTGCTCCAGTCGGACATGCCGGTCGCGCGCCTCTACGACGGGCTCACCGTCGCGTTCCTGGCCGGCGTGGCGGGCGGCGGCGGCGCGGCGCATTCGGCGCCGGCGGTCGAGGAAGGGGATCCGGAAGACGACGAGCGGCGGCGCGATCGGGCGCGGCGGCAGCGAGAGCAGCAGGCACGACGCCGCGGCGCCATGCGGGAGACTTCGAGAACATGA